In Helicobacter pylori Shi112, the genomic window CCACAGCACTTGTTTAGCCCCTAATTCCTTTTTAAGCATGTTTTCTATTTCATGTTGATTCAAATGGGGGTTACGATTTTTTTCTAACAGGCATTGGGTGTTGGTTAAAATACTCCCGGCCCCATCGCTTTCTATGCTCCCGCCCTCTAAAATATAGGGCATCGTTTTTAAAGGGTGTTTTAAAAACCCTAAGTTTTTGAGTTTGAAATTCACCCGATTGTCTAAATTGGACGGGTATTTTAACCCCCAGCCATTAAAACCAAAATCCAAGCACTCTAAAACGCCATGATTTTCAATACTGATCGCTCCAAAATCCCTAGCCCATGTGTCGTTAGTGTCAATCCTTGCGATTTCTACACCGGGTAAGTTTTTAAGCGTTTCATAGCCGATAGTATCGTTAGTATGGACGCACACTAACACTTTGGCGTGTTTGGCTATGGTTTGAATGATGTTTAAAAAACTTTCCCTAGCCTCTTTGATGCAATACGCCCAGTCGCCAAACTCATGGGGGAACGCCATTAAAATCGCTTGGATTTTTTCAAACTCCGCTAACATTCTTTTCATTCAAAATATCCTTTTAAATAACTATAACACAATCTCATTCAAATAGCGTTTTTAAAACAGATTCAAACGCTTTTTGGCGATTTGAAAATATTCTCTTTCTGATTCTATACCGATAAAATTTCGTTTCAAGTGCTTGCATGCTAAGCCGGTGGTGCCGCTCCCCATAAATGGATCTAGCACGATGTCATTAGGGTTTGTGTGGATGGAAATGATTTTTTCCATTAAGGCTAGGCTTTTTTGCGTGGGGTGTTTAACTCTTTCAAGCCCGCCAACCACAGGGCTTTTTAAAATCAAGGGCCGTAAATATTTTTCATTTTTTGGCTTGTTAAACACCCATTTAGCTTTCTTTTTAACCGCCCACAGGGCAAATTCCGTGTCTTGGACATAGCGCCGGTTAATGTTTCTTGGCATGGGATTATTTTTAACCCATTGGATAAAGTCTTTGACCACAAAGCCGTTTTCTTCTAAAAAATCAACGATATAGCTTATAAACCTGTAAGAGCAAAAAATAACCATGCAGCCGTTTGGATTGACTAAGGGGGCGTAGCGCTTGATCCATTCTAAAAGCCTGAAATTTTTATCCCATTCCCCAAAATCTATGCCTTGCCTTTTAGCGCTCTTTAGGGTGGAAAAATTGTTTTTAACCGAAATGTTATAAGGAGGGTCTGTGATGATCGCATCCACTTTTAAATTTTGCTGGTAAAAGTCTTTGATGATTTCAAAAGCGTTAGCGTGATGAATTTGTATCATTTTCTTAAGCTTTTTAAGATCGCTTTGCCTAAGGCTAGGGCTAGAAGAGGAGGCACAGCGTTACCGATTTGCTTACAAACGCTCGTTTTATTGCCATAAAAGATATAATTATCGCTAAAACTTTGTATCCTGGCGGCTTCTCTGGGCGTGATGGAGCGGTGCAATTCAGGGTGGGAATTGGTGCCGTTGCTTGGAGTGTCAAATCGTGTGTCTATGGTGGGGCTTACTTTATTCCAATTCAAACGCCCCCATGTGCTTTTGAATTGCTGTTTGCCATGCAAGTTTTTAGGCAAGCATTCTTTACCTTGTTCTTTGTTAATGAGCTTTAATTTCTCTAAAGCGGCTTGCGAGTGGTTGGTGGCTTGATGGTTGTAGAGTTTGGGGCTATCCTTTCGCATCAAGGCTTGATAGCTTGATTGGATAGGGTTTAAATAATCGCTCTCAAACGCCCCCTCATTAGAACAAAGATAGGCTAAATCGCTTATCGCATCTTGAACATTCACGCTTTGAGAAGGCTCTAAAAGATTAAAATCAAAACTAAAACGACTAGCCCCCACAATAAAGGCCCTCTCTCTGTTTTGAGGCACACCATAATCTTTAGCGTTTAGGATCTGATAGCTTAATTGATACCCTAAAGCGTTCAATCTTTCTTTAATTTCTTCCAAAAAATAGCCCTTAGCGCAAGAGATGAGGTTTTTCACATTTTCAATGATAAAAATTTCTGGCTTTAAGGCTTTTACTATCTCTATATATTCTAAGAATAAAAAATTCCTAGGGTCTTTTAGCCCTAAATTTTTCCCTTTATTAGAAAAGCCTTGACAGGGAGGCCCGCCAATGATCATGTTGATTTTTAATGTTTGGGCTAGTTTGATGACTTTTTCTTTAATTAAAGATTAAACCAAACTCATTTGAAGCATTAATATTTCAAGCTTTCAATTTCTTTAATTTCTTTAAGCATGGTTTCAAAAGCCTCTTTAGTGCCTGCTCGCACGCTAGAAAACAAACTAAACACAACAATAGCGATGCTCGCTACAATAAAGCCCGGAACGATTTCATAAATATCCAAAAAGCTTTTGCCAAATTTATCGTATAAAATCACCGTGCTAGCCCCAGAGAGCATGCCAGCAATCGCGCCAATGCGCGTCATTCTTGACCAAAAAAGTGAAAACAAAATCACAGAGCCAAAGCTCGCGCCAAAGCCAGCCCATGCGTAACTCACGATGCTGAGAATACTAGCGTTTCTATCCGTTGAAATGAAAAAAGCGATGCAAGCCACCCCTAAAACCGAAAGCCTAGAAATAACCATCACTAATTTTTGCGGAGCGTCTTTATTGAAAATCGTCGCATAGAAGTCTTCAGCAATAGTAGAAGAGCTTACAAGCAGTTGCGAACTGGCCGTGCTCATCACCGCCGCTAAAATCGCGCTCAATAAAATGCCTGTGATCCAAGGGTTAAAGAGCAATTGACTCATCACAATGAAAATCTTTTCAGGGTCTTCTAAACTCAAATCAAATTTATGCGCATAAGCAACGCCTAAAAGCCCCATAACGCATGCCCCAATTAAAGAAATAACCATCCAAGAAATCCCAATAGTGGTCGCTTTAGGGACATCTTTAATGGAGCGGATAGACATGAAACGCACTAAAATATGGGGTTGCCCAAAATAGCCTAACCCCCAAGCAAGGCTTGAAATAATGGCGACCATGCTAGAGCCTTGCAAGAAAGAAAGGTTTTCAGGCTTGATTTCTCTAATGATCTTAATCCCTTCTCCAATCCCTCCAAGATGGATTATCATAACGATCGGCACCACGATTAAAG contains:
- a CDS encoding agmatine deiminase family protein, producing the protein MKRMLAEFEKIQAILMAFPHEFGDWAYCIKEARESFLNIIQTIAKHAKVLVCVHTNDTIGYETLKNLPGVEIARIDTNDTWARDFGAISIENHGVLECLDFGFNGWGLKYPSNLDNRVNFKLKNLGFLKHPLKTMPYILEGGSIESDGAGSILTNTQCLLEKNRNPHLNQHEIENMLKKELGAKQVLWYSYGYLKGDDTNSHTDTLARFLDKDTIVYSACEDKNDEHYTALKKMQEELKTFKKPDKTPYKLIPLEIPKAIFDENQQRLPATYVNFLLCNDALIVPTYNDPKDALILETLKQHTPLEVIGVDCNTLIKQHGSLHCVTMQLY
- a CDS encoding DNA-methyltransferase, whose product is MIQIHHANAFEIIKDFYQQNLKVDAIITDPPYNISVKNNFSTLKSAKRQGIDFGEWDKNFRLLEWIKRYAPLVNPNGCMVIFCSYRFISYIVDFLEENGFVVKDFIQWVKNNPMPRNINRRYVQDTEFALWAVKKKAKWVFNKPKNEKYLRPLILKSPVVGGLERVKHPTQKSLALMEKIISIHTNPNDIVLDPFMGSGTTGLACKHLKRNFIGIESEREYFQIAKKRLNLF
- the putP gene encoding sodium/proline symporter PutP, encoding MGHVVLSTPIVTMFVAYSLLMLYIGFYFYRQNETTADYFLGDRSMGPIISALSAGASDMSGWLLMGLPGALYVGGLINSHIAIGLSLGALINWVFVAKRLRIYTSVIANSITISDYFETRFSDDKHILRLISAFVILIFFIFYISSGLVSGAKLFEATFGIQYTYALSIGTLIIVSYTFLGGYKAVCWTDLIQGLLMMSALIVVPIVMIIHLGGIGEGIKIIREIKPENLSFLQGSSMVAIISSLAWGLGYFGQPHILVRFMSIRSIKDVPKATTIGISWMVISLIGACVMGLLGVAYAHKFDLSLEDPEKIFIVMSQLLFNPWITGILLSAILAAVMSTASSQLLVSSSTIAEDFYATIFNKDAPQKLVMVISRLSVLGVACIAFFISTDRNASILSIVSYAWAGFGASFGSVILFSLFWSRMTRIGAIAGMLSGASTVILYDKFGKSFLDIYEIVPGFIVASIAIVVFSLFSSVRAGTKEAFETMLKEIKEIESLKY